One genomic segment of Sanyastnella coralliicola includes these proteins:
- a CDS encoding OmpA family protein: MKIFKYIPILMILGLAAVPLHSHAQKFKLKLAEESYNAFNFRKAAEIYEDIIEKNPDDASSTRRAGECRMRINDFDVAVQHYRTLDSLKESTPEDLLNYAYVLKVTQQYDAAVVVYEYYMANNEDEYLVGYTDVDWANRIVRDSSRFELTEMSINSPQSDFAPAFAEEGIVFSSARKQGKGKRNIYSWTDQSYLNLYEAKIDTDSTLMDPKVMKNKANSRFHEGTITYDLQQKIIYFTRNNYLKGKQDDDGGRLNLGIYYASYAEGKIKKLKPFPFNDPTYSVGHPVISPDGKAMYFVSDQPGGQGGTDIYVSYRNLDFWSEPENLGPKVNTPGNEMFPFIDEQGTFYFASDWHPGLGGLDLFYTELDEESVPVKNFGYPINSSYDDFGLITYPDGLRGYLSSNRPGGTGDDDIYAFKINPATMVQISGRLLDQATGNPIPNGTILLKDQFNQEVLEVVANTDAEGRYQFDVPFDETYTIMGVKNGYFQAEKKVNSSDKSGFLDRVDLELTAYDYAAEGRVLYSDTGLPAVGATVTLTTIEGEELQQMLAEDDGSYFFGLDPETQYMIEAIKAGYPPQSIEVDTRGKPATVIHSDLRLFKYEEGTVVRLDNIYYDYNKSEIRDDARRDLDRLVQIMNENPNMKIELSSHTDARGTDSYNLRLSDRRAKAAVNYLVSKGIDKKRMTAKGYGETKLLNDCGNDVECTEREHQLNRRTEFKILDI, from the coding sequence ATGAAGATCTTCAAATACATACCTATCCTCATGATCCTCGGACTGGCAGCTGTTCCGCTCCATTCGCATGCTCAGAAGTTCAAGCTGAAGCTAGCGGAGGAGAGTTACAACGCCTTCAACTTCCGAAAGGCAGCTGAGATCTATGAAGATATCATCGAGAAGAACCCTGATGACGCCTCATCTACTCGCCGTGCTGGGGAGTGTCGTATGCGCATCAATGATTTCGATGTGGCGGTACAACACTATCGCACACTTGACAGCCTGAAGGAGAGCACTCCTGAAGACCTCTTGAACTATGCCTATGTTCTGAAGGTAACCCAGCAATATGATGCCGCGGTGGTCGTATATGAATACTATATGGCCAACAACGAAGATGAATACCTCGTTGGCTACACCGACGTGGATTGGGCCAACCGTATTGTTCGAGACAGTTCGCGTTTCGAATTGACAGAGATGTCGATTAACAGTCCTCAAAGTGATTTTGCTCCCGCTTTCGCGGAAGAGGGAATCGTCTTTTCCAGCGCCCGAAAGCAAGGGAAAGGGAAGCGAAACATCTACTCTTGGACGGATCAGAGTTACTTGAATCTCTACGAAGCAAAAATCGATACTGATTCCACCTTGATGGATCCGAAGGTGATGAAGAATAAGGCGAATAGTCGTTTCCACGAGGGAACGATCACTTATGATCTTCAACAGAAAATCATCTACTTCACAAGAAATAACTACCTCAAAGGGAAACAAGACGATGACGGCGGACGATTGAACCTTGGTATCTACTACGCTAGCTATGCCGAAGGCAAGATCAAGAAGCTCAAGCCGTTCCCATTCAACGACCCAACATACTCTGTTGGACACCCCGTGATTTCTCCGGATGGCAAAGCGATGTACTTCGTCAGTGACCAACCAGGAGGTCAAGGAGGAACTGATATTTATGTCTCTTACCGAAACCTAGACTTCTGGTCTGAACCTGAAAACTTGGGCCCAAAAGTCAATACCCCAGGAAATGAGATGTTCCCGTTCATTGACGAACAAGGAACCTTCTACTTCGCTTCCGATTGGCACCCTGGTCTAGGTGGGCTCGACTTGTTCTACACGGAACTCGATGAGGAAAGCGTACCCGTGAAGAACTTCGGTTACCCAATTAACAGTAGCTATGATGACTTTGGTTTGATCACTTACCCTGATGGATTGAGAGGTTACCTCTCGAGTAATCGTCCGGGAGGAACTGGGGATGATGATATTTATGCCTTCAAGATCAATCCGGCAACCATGGTGCAGATCAGCGGACGTCTGCTCGATCAAGCCACCGGAAACCCGATTCCAAATGGTACCATTCTGTTGAAAGATCAGTTCAACCAGGAAGTTCTTGAGGTGGTTGCAAATACCGACGCAGAAGGGCGTTATCAATTCGACGTTCCGTTCGATGAAACCTATACCATTATGGGGGTGAAGAATGGCTACTTCCAAGCGGAGAAGAAAGTCAACAGTAGCGACAAATCTGGGTTCCTCGATAGAGTAGATCTAGAACTGACCGCCTATGATTACGCAGCAGAAGGACGCGTTCTGTACAGCGACACAGGGTTGCCTGCAGTTGGCGCCACCGTGACCTTGACAACGATCGAAGGCGAGGAGCTTCAGCAAATGTTGGCCGAAGACGACGGAAGCTACTTCTTCGGTCTAGACCCAGAAACGCAATACATGATAGAAGCGATCAAGGCTGGATATCCGCCTCAAAGCATCGAAGTAGATACGCGAGGAAAGCCGGCGACTGTGATCCATTCAGACCTCCGTCTCTTTAAGTATGAAGAGGGAACCGTAGTGCGACTTGACAATATCTACTACGACTACAACAAGTCTGAAATTCGTGATGATGCTCGTCGTGACCTTGACCGATTGGTTCAGATCATGAATGAAAATCCGAACATGAAAATTGAGTTGAGTTCCCACACAGATGCACGTGGTACTGACAGTTACAACCTTCGTCTATCAGACCGCAGGGCAAAGGCTGCAGTGAATTACCTCGTATCGAAAGGTATTGACAAGAAACGAATGACAGCCAAGGGCTACGGTGAAACGAAACTGCTCAACGATTGTGGAAACGACGTGGAGTGTACGGAACGTGAACATCAATTGAACCGACGAACAGAGTTCAAGATCCTTGACATATAA
- a CDS encoding DUF4412 domain-containing protein, producing the protein MKAILHTLFSICLVFLLSLNAESQIVDRSKESAKNKTNNRIDQKVDQGIDKSLDAIEGLFKKKDKSKKKKKDDDSDSSDSNEKASSSDETSGGFSGFFSKVDMEESYSFDHMVKMDMTITDKKETQTVRSTMFVNDESGEFAMKTKMEDVNSTMIFDVARNQMIILTDMEGQKLAMSMDYDPAAYATTEEDDESYDMGEFKKTGRTKTILGYTCHEYVFKSEESSGNCWVNEEDDLQIYKGLMAMSSQDKKKQENALPEGYPQGMIMEMDVVDEDGNETHMEVVEIERDMNHTISTEGYGAFSFPTEE; encoded by the coding sequence ATGAAAGCTATCCTACACACGCTATTCTCAATTTGTCTTGTTTTTCTTCTTTCGCTAAACGCGGAATCTCAAATTGTTGACCGCTCGAAAGAGAGTGCTAAAAACAAAACCAATAACCGCATCGACCAAAAGGTAGATCAAGGGATCGACAAGAGCCTTGACGCCATCGAAGGTCTATTTAAGAAGAAAGACAAATCAAAGAAGAAGAAGAAAGACGATGACTCAGACTCATCCGATTCAAATGAGAAAGCTTCTTCTTCAGACGAGACTTCAGGCGGATTCAGCGGCTTTTTCAGCAAGGTCGATATGGAAGAGAGCTATTCATTTGACCACATGGTTAAAATGGATATGACAATCACCGATAAGAAGGAGACTCAGACTGTACGTTCTACCATGTTTGTCAATGACGAGAGCGGAGAATTCGCAATGAAGACAAAAATGGAAGACGTCAACTCTACCATGATCTTTGACGTGGCGCGCAACCAGATGATCATTTTGACTGATATGGAAGGTCAGAAACTTGCGATGTCTATGGATTATGATCCGGCGGCATATGCAACTACTGAAGAAGATGATGAGTCATATGACATGGGTGAGTTCAAAAAAACGGGCCGCACGAAAACAATTCTTGGATACACTTGTCATGAATACGTTTTCAAAAGTGAAGAGTCATCTGGCAACTGTTGGGTGAATGAGGAAGACGACCTTCAGATCTATAAAGGATTGATGGCGATGTCTTCACAAGACAAGAAGAAACAAGAAAACGCACTCCCTGAGGGTTACCCTCAAGGAATGATTATGGAAATGGATGTTGTCGATGAAGATGGCAACGAAACACATATGGAAGTTGTAGAGATCGAACGAGACATGAATCATACAATCTCTACCGAAGGTTATGGTGCCTTCTCTTTCCCTACGGAAGAGTAA
- a CDS encoding LytR/AlgR family response regulator transcription factor produces the protein MKAIIIDDEKHCSATLEYEMSRHVPDIEIIGVYNDPIEGRDALVNSDAEILFLDIEMPRLNGFELLQSIEDPKFGVIFTTAYDEFALRAFQYSAIDYLLKPVSSDDLKRAVARFQELGSARLSNAQLDILFNRLEDSGFNKIALPSSEGLDFVSPDEIMHCESQSNYTMVFFKERKKILVSRTLKEIEEMLSGHGFFRVHHSHIVNLNYVSRYVKGSGGYLVMENDVQVPVSRSRKDSLLQLFAG, from the coding sequence ATGAAAGCAATTATTATCGACGATGAAAAACACTGCTCGGCAACGCTAGAGTATGAAATGTCTCGCCATGTTCCAGACATCGAAATCATCGGAGTATACAATGACCCAATCGAAGGGAGAGATGCATTGGTCAATAGCGATGCGGAGATCTTATTCTTAGATATCGAAATGCCTCGATTGAATGGATTCGAACTCTTGCAATCGATTGAAGATCCAAAGTTTGGAGTAATCTTCACTACAGCTTATGATGAGTTCGCCTTGCGCGCTTTTCAATACAGCGCCATCGATTACCTCTTGAAGCCTGTGAGTAGCGATGACCTGAAACGCGCAGTGGCCCGTTTTCAAGAATTGGGTTCAGCTCGCCTGTCTAATGCTCAGCTTGACATCCTTTTCAATCGACTGGAAGACAGCGGGTTTAATAAGATTGCGCTTCCTTCATCTGAAGGACTCGACTTTGTCTCACCAGATGAAATCATGCATTGTGAATCACAGTCGAATTACACGATGGTCTTTTTCAAAGAGCGCAAGAAGATTCTTGTTTCTCGCACACTGAAAGAAATCGAAGAGATGTTGAGCGGTCACGGATTCTTCCGTGTGCACCATTCGCACATTGTGAATTTGAACTACGTTTCGCGCTATGTCAAGGGTAGCGGTGGCTATCTGGTCATGGAGAACGATGTTCAAGTTCCCGTTTCTCGAAGCCGAAAAGACAGCCTTTTACAACTGTTTGCCGGTTAA
- a CDS encoding sensor histidine kinase, producing the protein MRWSVLTVVFTLVSWGLLAQQLDGSFVNYTFESGLTSSNTTCLAEDSTGFIWIGTEEGLNRFDGINFRQFLKDDGQGAVVGNYITIIHVLPDNRMLVGTKRGGICLYDPATEQFQEFKLTEERSEFAFKYVHDILPLDGDEFLIAYQQQSPYLGGLTLLSTQTMEQTPVFADVPKCTALLRDKSDPDKIWATGRDFMLLDLQSREVEMIEDPVRYTKRRNYYQQMEWIGDQMWIATWGSGIVFFDPDTREFKSELTYDPNNQRDSNRNAIRKFTPDGEGNYWVNTADKGFGLLNMADSTFAFYKHDASRANSIFHISSRDLLIDSRGLVWIAMAEGLSLKSPYVYQMKYKYIGWMEGSGNPRLFAYQQVQNVGDKWIVTSTSSNGFYVLDAETKEILGITGYDEIVDKGISGNTIRATSNGHVFTQYRGRLYEIDILTDKAFPVVDLYGDLNLTGMPPSVNTLMTSGNDCWFGTDDNIVGVYHTQTESYEHYTIDTTRIDGLNNLVYELDIANNGDVWIGASKGVYRFRDGVITHLSEISEEYERLGALNLESLVVTGDLVVFGAMEKGLYTYNVVTNELTRYSRKDGLPNMRVAEMEVDTEGRVWGLTAAGMFSLDISKEDPLSVYNALDGLVATDLIRKEITALSSGEIVVGAGLGICYFHPDDLKPQPTPEKLIVAECVIDGSKQPGADFVSLEVDYDSRVDLTFQAIGFVKPESYQYYFRQSPDEPWSYLADPTLSFYSFPEGGMSLEVNASNERGEMMETPYRIQIDVKLPYYRTSWFAILVFLVIVSLSYIIYTARLRRVKKEERVRAQYQQKLVEVEMSALRAQMNPHFLFNCLNSIKFFIINKETDQASDYLTKFSRLIRLILTNSKSELIPLSGELEALDLYVDLESLRFDQQFEFDLQVAQGVQTEFIEVPPMIIQPFVENAIWHGLLHKKSAGRLLVDISIEGDHLVCIIEDDGIGRVKAAEMRSKTVSREKSMGMDITRNRLLRMEGGSEAERQLSIEDLYHEDGSPAGTRIKMLIPIN; encoded by the coding sequence ATGAGATGGTCTGTACTGACGGTAGTGTTCACTCTTGTTTCCTGGGGGTTGCTTGCGCAGCAACTCGACGGGTCGTTTGTGAATTACACTTTCGAAAGCGGACTTACTTCATCGAACACTACATGTTTGGCTGAGGATAGCACGGGCTTTATTTGGATCGGAACCGAAGAAGGATTGAATCGATTTGACGGAATAAACTTCCGGCAATTCCTAAAGGATGATGGCCAAGGCGCAGTGGTCGGAAACTACATAACGATCATCCACGTGCTTCCGGATAACCGAATGTTGGTGGGCACAAAACGAGGTGGGATCTGTCTTTATGATCCGGCAACTGAGCAATTTCAAGAATTCAAATTAACAGAGGAAAGATCAGAATTCGCTTTCAAGTATGTCCATGATATTCTTCCGTTAGACGGCGATGAGTTTCTAATTGCCTATCAACAACAATCGCCTTATTTGGGTGGATTGACTTTGCTTTCAACCCAGACAATGGAACAGACTCCGGTTTTCGCAGATGTTCCTAAGTGTACGGCTCTACTGCGAGATAAATCAGACCCAGATAAAATTTGGGCCACAGGAAGGGACTTCATGCTGCTTGATCTCCAATCAAGAGAGGTCGAGATGATTGAAGACCCTGTGAGGTACACTAAGCGCAGAAACTACTATCAGCAAATGGAATGGATTGGCGATCAAATGTGGATTGCTACGTGGGGAAGCGGTATTGTCTTTTTCGATCCTGACACAAGAGAGTTTAAATCGGAACTTACTTATGACCCAAATAATCAACGGGACTCAAACCGAAATGCCATCAGAAAATTCACACCTGACGGTGAAGGTAATTATTGGGTCAATACAGCAGATAAAGGCTTCGGGTTATTGAATATGGCAGATTCCACATTCGCCTTTTACAAGCACGATGCTTCTCGAGCGAATTCCATTTTCCATATCAGCTCGAGAGACCTATTGATTGATTCTCGCGGATTGGTTTGGATAGCCATGGCTGAAGGGTTGAGCTTAAAAAGTCCATACGTGTATCAAATGAAGTACAAGTATATCGGATGGATGGAAGGTTCTGGAAATCCTCGGCTCTTTGCCTATCAACAGGTGCAAAACGTAGGAGATAAATGGATTGTCACATCAACTTCGAGTAATGGCTTCTATGTATTGGATGCTGAAACAAAAGAGATCCTAGGAATTACTGGATATGATGAGATTGTAGACAAAGGAATCTCCGGTAATACCATCCGAGCAACAAGTAATGGTCATGTCTTCACGCAATATCGTGGACGACTTTATGAGATTGACATCCTCACAGACAAAGCTTTTCCGGTGGTAGATCTTTACGGTGATTTGAATTTGACGGGGATGCCGCCAAGTGTAAACACCCTCATGACTTCTGGAAATGATTGTTGGTTTGGAACTGACGATAATATCGTAGGGGTGTATCACACTCAAACTGAAAGCTATGAGCATTATACTATTGATACCACCAGGATTGACGGGTTGAACAATTTAGTCTACGAATTAGATATCGCGAACAATGGCGACGTGTGGATTGGTGCTAGTAAAGGCGTTTACCGGTTTCGAGATGGTGTAATCACCCATCTCAGTGAAATATCAGAGGAGTATGAACGATTGGGAGCACTCAACCTTGAGTCACTTGTGGTCACGGGAGACTTAGTAGTGTTTGGGGCTATGGAGAAGGGGCTCTACACATATAATGTTGTTACCAACGAATTGACTCGATATAGCCGAAAGGATGGACTCCCAAATATGCGCGTAGCTGAAATGGAAGTCGACACTGAAGGCCGCGTGTGGGGACTCACTGCTGCAGGAATGTTCAGTCTTGATATCAGTAAAGAAGACCCACTATCTGTATACAATGCGCTCGATGGGCTAGTCGCTACAGACTTGATACGTAAGGAAATCACCGCACTCTCATCGGGAGAAATCGTTGTGGGCGCAGGGCTAGGAATCTGTTACTTCCACCCTGACGACCTAAAACCCCAACCCACGCCAGAGAAACTGATTGTTGCCGAGTGTGTAATCGATGGTTCAAAGCAGCCCGGAGCAGACTTTGTAAGTCTGGAAGTAGATTATGATTCTCGTGTTGATTTGACGTTCCAAGCCATTGGCTTTGTAAAGCCCGAGAGTTACCAATATTACTTCCGTCAAAGTCCTGATGAACCATGGAGCTATCTCGCCGATCCTACGTTGAGTTTTTACAGCTTTCCGGAAGGAGGGATGTCACTCGAAGTAAACGCCTCGAATGAGCGAGGGGAGATGATGGAAACCCCATACCGGATTCAAATCGACGTCAAACTCCCTTACTACAGAACCTCATGGTTCGCAATTCTGGTGTTTTTGGTGATCGTATCCCTCAGCTACATCATTTATACGGCTCGTTTGCGTCGTGTGAAGAAGGAAGAACGAGTACGTGCTCAGTACCAACAAAAGCTGGTAGAAGTAGAGATGTCTGCCCTACGAGCACAGATGAACCCGCACTTCTTGTTCAACTGCTTGAATAGCATCAAGTTCTTCATTATCAATAAGGAAACCGATCAAGCAAGCGACTACCTCACGAAATTCAGCCGCTTGATTCGTCTGATTTTGACGAACAGTAAATCAGAATTGATTCCGCTTTCAGGAGAACTGGAAGCACTCGACCTCTACGTTGACCTGGAGTCACTGCGCTTCGATCAGCAATTTGAGTTTGACCTTCAAGTGGCTCAAGGCGTGCAGACAGAATTCATCGAGGTACCACCAATGATTATTCAACCGTTTGTTGAGAATGCCATCTGGCACGGACTTCTTCACAAGAAGTCAGCCGGACGATTATTGGTTGATATCTCCATTGAAGGAGACCACTTAGTGTGCATTATTGAAGACGATGGAATTGGCCGTGTGAAAGCGGCTGAAATGCGTTCTAAAACCGTTTCCCGAGAGAAAAGCATGGGAATGGATATCACGCGAAACCGCCTATTGCGTATGGAAGGCGGAAGCGAAGCAGAACGTCAACTCTCTATAGAAGACTTATACCATGAAGATGGCTCTCCCGCCGGAACTAGAATCAAAATGCTTATACCTATCAACTAA